The following coding sequences lie in one Capsicum annuum cultivar UCD-10X-F1 chromosome 5, UCD10Xv1.1, whole genome shotgun sequence genomic window:
- the LOC107853904 gene encoding 40S ribosomal protein S21 has protein sequence MQNDEGQNMDLYIPRKCSATNRLITSKDHASVQLNVGHLDEFGRYTGQFTTYALCGFIRAQGDADSALDRLWQKKKAEIGQQ, from the exons ATGCAGAACGACGAGGGACAAAACATGGACCTTTACATCCCTAGGAAGTG CTCTGCCACTAACAGGCTGATCACTTCCAAGGATCATGCATCTGTACAGCTCAATGTTGGGCATTTGGATGAGTTTGGCCGATACACTGGTCAATTCACCACTTATGCTCTCTGTGGATTTATTCGTGCCCAG GGAGATGCCGATAGTGCTCTTGATAGGCTCTGGCAGAAGAAAAAAGCCGAAATTGGACAACAATGA
- the LOC124898429 gene encoding uncharacterized protein LOC124898429 yields MRQEQSIHDSFEKQSSKDKHRYRIPLTALIDEARLLVSQGLAFRGHDESKSSFNREIVIACKIETIKGIIKEINGDYFSLLVDESFDISRKEQMVVVLRYVDDKRFVMKRLLDIVHCYNGASNMQGDINGPKMLIKKESKSAYSTHCFAHQLQLTLVGVSKRCLQVGELVHLVSDTFKVL; encoded by the exons ATGCGGCAAGAACAATCTATTCATGATTCATTTGAGAAACAATCTAGTAAAGATAAGCATCGATATCGCATTCCATTGACAGCTTTGATTGATGAAGCAAGGCTTCTCGTGAGTCAAGGATTGGCATTTCGGGGTCATGATGAATCTAAGTCATCATTTAACAGAg aaattgtGATTGCTTGCAAGATTGAAACAATTAAGGGTATCATAAAGGAAATAAATGGtgactatttttctttattggttGATGAATCTTTTGATATCTCACGCAAGGAGCAAATGGTAGTTGTTTTACGATATGTTGATGATAAAAGATTTGTGATGAAGAGACTTCTTGATATTGTTCAT TGCTACAATGGAGCAAGCAATATGCAAGGTGATATCAACGGTCCTAAGATGTTGattaagaaagaaagtaaatcGGCTTATTCTACTCATTGTTTTGCTCATCAACTTCAATTGACTCTTGTTGGTGTTTCTAAAAGATGTCTTCAAGTAGGAGAACTTGTGCACTTGGTTTCAGATACTTTTAAGGTGTTGTGA
- the LOC124898430 gene encoding uncharacterized protein LOC124898430 yields MDILDNIVETAHSLDERSKATGYIRVAQTSRRKPADYTVFHHYRVEVFCKIIDWQLQELNDRFDEVTTELLHGVACLNPINSFSSFDIQKLLRMTELYPDDFDELNMCALKNQLANYIIDVRDIDKRFSNLNGLCDLSKQLVQTKKHSCYPLVFSLVKFALLLLVATVSVERAFSAMKFLKNELRSRINDDFLSGCIIPFVEKDLFNNVSTDDIILSFQAMKPRRVVL; encoded by the exons atggatataCTTGATAATATTGTTGAAACTGCACATTCTTTGGATGAAAGATCTAAGGCTACAGGATATATTAGAGTTGCTCAAAC ATCACGACGTAAACCTGCTGACTATACTGTCTTTCATCATTATCGTGTTGAAGTCTTTTGCAAAATAATTGATTGGCAATTGCAAGAACTTAATGATCGTTTTGATGAGGTGACAACTGAGTTGCTTCATGGTGTTGCTTGTTTGAATCCGATAAACTCATTTTCAAGTTTTGACATCCAGAAACTATTGAGAATGACTGAATTATATCCTGATGACTTTGATGAACTTAATATGTGTGCACTTAAGAATCAACTTGCAAATTACATTATTGATGTTCGTGACATCGATAAAAGGTTCTCCAATTTAAATGGACTTTGTGATCTTTCAAAACAATTGGTTCAGACAAAAAAACATTCCTGTTATCCTCTTGTATTTAGTTTGGTGAAATTTGCGTTGCTTCTGCTAGTTGCCACTGTATCTGTTGAAAGAGCCTTTTCAGCAATGAAGTTTCTTAAGAATGAGTTGCGGAGTAGAATAAACGATGACTTTTTGAGTGGTTGTATAATTCCTTTTGTTGAAAAAGATCTGTTTAATAACGTTTCAACTGATGATATTATTTTGTCTTTTCAAGCAATGAAACCTCGTCGAGTggtattgtaa